The proteins below come from a single Drosophila kikkawai strain 14028-0561.14 chromosome 3R, DkikHiC1v2, whole genome shotgun sequence genomic window:
- the CtBP gene encoding C-terminal-binding protein isoform X2 — MDKNLMMPKRSRIDVKGSFANGPLQARPLVALLDGRDCSIEMPILKDVATVAFCDAQSTSEIHEKVLNEAVGALMWHTIILTKEDLEKFKALRIIVRIGSGTDNIDVKAAGELGIAVCNVPGYGVEEVADTTMCLILNLYRRTYWLANMVREGKKFTGPEQVREAAHGCARIRGDTLGLVGLGRIGSAVALRAKAFGFNVIFYDPYLPDGIDKSLGLTRVYTLQDLLFQSDCVSLHCTLNEHNHHLINEFTIKQMRPGAFLVNTARGGLVDDETLALALKQGRIRAAALDVHENEPYNGALKDAPNLICTPHAAFFSDASATELREMAATEIRRAIVGNIPDVLRNCVNKEYFMRTPPTAAAGGVAAAVYPEGLNGGYYTGALHHRAHSTTPHDGPHSTTNLGSTAVGGPSAAAAAAAVAAALAPPPPPNSSVAAAAAAVAAAAAAAAGLLPSPNNAVPAGPHLSPHHQVGGGMPLGIVSSQSPLSAPDPNNHLSSSSIKAEVKAESAAEAP; from the exons ATGGACAAAAATCTAATGATGCCGAAGCGTTCGCGCATCGATGTGAAGGGAAGCTTTGCCAACGGCCCGCTTCAGGCCCGGCCATTGGTGGCCCTCCTCGATGGACGCGATTGCTCCATCGAAATGCCCATCCTTAAGGATGTGGCCACGGTGGCCTTTTGCGATGCACAGAGCACCTCCGAAATACACGAAAAG gTACTCAACGAGGCAGTGGGAGCACTAATGTGGCACACCATTATCTTGACAAAGGAGGATCTGGAGAAGTTTAAAGCTTTACGCATCATCGTGCGCATCGGCAGCGGCACAGACAACATCGATGTGAAGGCGGCGGGTGAACTGGGCATTGCCGTTTGCAACGTTCCCGGTTATGGAGTTGAAGAGGTGGCGGACACGACGATGTGCTTGATCCTCAACCTCTACAGACGGACATACTGGTTGGCGAATATGGTGCGCGAAGGCAAAAAGTTCACCGGACCCGAGCAAGTGCGGGAGGCAGCGCAT GGCTGCGCACGCATCCGCGGTGACACATTGGGCTTGGTGGGACTTGGTCGCATCGGCAGCGCCGTCGCCCTGCGCGCCAAGGCATTCGGCTTTAATGTCATCTTTTATGATCCCTACCTGCCCGATGGCATCGACAAGTCGCTTGGCCTCACACGCGTCTACACGCTACAGGATCTGCTTTTCCAGTCAGACTGCGTTTCTCTGCATTGTACGCTAAACGAGCACAACCATCATTTAATCAATGAGTTCACAATTAAACAG ATGCGACCTGGTGCATTTCTGGTGAACACCGCCCGGGGCGGTCTGGTCGATGACGAGACTCTGGCGTTGGCGCTGAAACAAGGACGGATAAGGGCAGCCGCATTGGATGTGCACGAAAACGAACCTTACAAT GGCGCACTGAAGGATGCCCCCAATCTGATCTGTACACCGCATGCCGCTTTCTTCAGCGATGCGTCCGCCACGGAGCTGCGCGAAATGGCGGCCACCGAGATCCGTCGAGCGATCGTCGGCAATATTCCAGACGTCCTGAGGAACTGCGTCAACAAGGAGTACTTCATGCGCACGCCGCCGACCGCTGCCGCCGGTGGCGTGGCGGCGGCTGTTTATCCCGAAG GATTAAATGGCGGCTATTATACAGGCGCACTGCATCATCGGGCACACAGCACCACGCCGCACGATGGTCCCCACAGCACAACCAACTTGGGCAGCACAGCCGTCGGCGGTCCGTCAGCCGCTGCGGCAGCCGCCGCTGTTGCCGCTGCACtggctccgccgccgccgcccaacTCCTCCGTGGCCGCTGCTGCGGCCGCcgttgccgccgctgctgcagccgcCGCTGGCCTCCTACCATCGCCGAACAACGCTGTGCCCGCGGGGCCGCATTTGTCGCCCCACCACCAGGTGGGTGGTGGAATGCCTCTTGGAATTGTGAGTAGCCAATCG